Genomic segment of bacterium:
GTGATGACAAAGATCGCGAGGAGGATCGGAGGGAAGGAGAGCAGCCCGTCGGCGATCCGCATCACGACGAGATCGACCACCCCCCCGAAGAACGCCGCGGCGCTACCGAGCAGGGTCCCGATGCTCACCGCCAGCCCGATGCTGGCGATGCTGACGAGGAGGGTGATGCGGGCCCCGAACGCCACCCGGCTGAGGATGTCCCGCCCGAACTCGTCTGTGCCCAAGAGGTGCACCGGAGACGGCAGCGCCATCCTGAGGAGCGGGTCGATCGTCTCCGCGCCGTAGGGGGTGAGGAGAGGCGCGAGGGCCGCCAGCGCCGCCACTATGCCGACGACCGCCGCCGGCACGAGGAGCTGCAGCCGGCGAACGCGACGGCGGCGGGCCCAGTCCGCCGGGGCGCTAACCGTACCGGATGCGAGGGTCGATAACGGCATAGGTCACGTCGATCAGCGCGTTCGTGCCGATGAAGATCGCGGCCGCGATCAGCACGACCGCCTGGATGATCGGGTAGTCGCGCTGGCCGAGCGCCTGGAGCAGGAACAGGTTCATCCCGGGCCAGTTGAAGATCGTTTCGACGAGGACGCTGCCCGCGAACATCGCGCCGACCTGGAGGCCGAGGACCGTCAGCACCGGCAGGAGGGCGTTGCGCAGCACGTGCTGGCCGACCACGCGCGATTCGGCGAGTCCTTTGGACCGCGCCGTCCGCACGTAGTCCAACGACAACTGCTCGAGCACAGACGAACGGGTCATCCGCATCGCGGTCGCCATCGGGGCCGCGGCCAGTGCTACGGCCGGGAGGACGAGGTGGATCGCGAAGCCGCCGGGGCTCTCCCCGGGGCCCACGTAGCCGCCCGGAGGCAGGAGCTTGAGCCACAGCGTGAAGATCGAGACGAGGATGGGGCCGATCACGAACACCGGGACGGAAAACCCAAGCAGTGTCATCCCGGAGACGAGGGGATCCATGAACGTGCTGCGCGCGCGCGCCGCGTAGACGCCGGCCGTGACCCCGAGCGCCGTCGAGAGCACGGCGGCCGGCACGATGAGCTGGAGCGTGCGGAGGAGCCGCACCGAGAGGTCGCCGGTCACCGCGCGGCCGGAGACGAGCGACCGGCCGAGATCCCCTTGGACGAGGCCGCCAACCCACCCGAGATACTGGACGAGGACCGGGCGACTGAGCCCCAGCTGGTCCCGGACCCGCTGCAGCTGATCCGGGCTCGGGTGCGCGTCGAGCCCGCCCAAGATAATCTGGGCCGGATCGCCGGGAAGCAGATACACGGAAAAGAAGACAACCGAGCCGACCAGCCATAGGAGCACGGCCGCGCTCAGGAGCCGCTTTACCAGATACCGTTTCACCGCGTCGCCTCGGGAAGCATCCCGGCTACAGTCGAACCGCAGCCGGCGTGGGGAAACTCAAAGGCGGACTTAGAGGAAGCAACATCAAATATCCTGCATGGTGTGACGAGGAGGTCCGGCATGCGTGCGCTGTTTGACCTGGACGGGCAGCAGACCTCGGAGACCGATGTCGCCGTGATCGGTGCGGGGATCGTCGGGCTGGCGACCGCATTCTACCTCGCCAGGCGCGGACGGGCCGTGACGGTCTTGGAACGGCGCACCGTCGGCTGGGAGGCGTCGGGACGCACCGCGGCAGGGGTGCGCCAGCAAGGCCGTGATCCACGGGAGCTCCCGCTCGCGATGGCCGCGGTCGAGGTGTGGGGGACGTTGGAAAAGGAGCTGCAGGGTCACACGGGATACCGCCGTGACGGCAACGTCTTCGTCGCCATGAGCCGCGACGAGATGACCCGACTGGAGGAGCGGGCGGCACGCGAGTGCGCGTTAGGACTCGGGGTCGAGATGTTGACGGCCGCACAACTGCGCGCGCGGCTGCCGGCCGTATCCGATCGGTGCGCGGGAGGAAAGTACTGCCCCACCGACGGCATCGCCGAGCCCACGCTCGTGATGCCCTCGCTTGCGCGCGCCGTCGAGCACGCGGGGGGACGGCTGCTCGCGGAGACCGAAGCGTTGGATTTCACGGTGGAGGATCGGCGGGTCGTCTCAATCGTGACCGACGGCATCGAGGTGCGCCCGAGGGTCACGGTGCTCGCGGCAGGACCCTACACACCGCTCCTGGCGATGCGCCTCGGCGTGACGCTGCCGATTACCCCGGTTCGATCGCAGCTCATACGGACGGGGCCGACCGGACCCGTGTGCAAGGAGTTTCTCATCTCGCGTGAGTTGGGCGTCTATTGCCGGCCCGCTTCCGGTGGGGCGATGTTGATCGGTGGAGATGTCATGCGCGGCGAGACCGACCCCCGCGCCGCGCGCGAGAGCGCCCTGCGCAGGATCAGCGCGTGCATCCCCGCGCTGGAGGGCGTCCCGGTCGAGCGGATGTGGTCGGGGTTGCTGGATGTGACGCCGGATGAGGTCGCGATGATTGGCCCCCTGCCGGGTTTCCGGGACTGCTTCGTCGCCGCGGGGTTCAGTGGACACGGCTTCTGTCTCGGCCCCGGGGTCGGCCGGTCTGTCGCCGAGTGGATCGTGGACGGGAAGCCATCGCTTTCGCTCGATGCGCTCTCGCCGGACCGGTTTGGGCCCCCGACGGCGCATGCCGGGTAGCCCCCGAGCGCGATGAACGTCGCGGCGCTTCTGACGAAGGCGGCGCGGACCTATCCCTTGCGGCCAGCGCTTACGTGCGGGGACCGCCAGGAGACCTACCAGGGGTTCCGGGCGCGCGTGGGGTCGTTCGCCGGGGGTCTCCAGGCGCTCGGCGTCGGGACGGGCGATCGCGTGGCGATTCTCCAATCGAACGGTCCGGCGCTTCTCGAGACGCTCTTCGCCGCGTTCACGCTGGGAGCGGTGGCCGTCCCGATCAACGCGCGGTTGCACCCGCGCGAGGTCGCCGTGATCATGCAGGACAGGCGGCCGCGCGTACTGGTGGCCGACTCCGAATTCCTTGCGGGGCTGGACGGCGTGCGCGGCGAGATGCCGCCGGTAGAGCTGGTCGCCTCGGAAGCCGCCGGCGGCGCCCTGAGCTACGATCGCGTGCTGTCGATGGGAGCCTCGGATGTTGCCGACGTGGAGGTGGACGCCGGTGCGGTGGCCTGGCTGTTCTACACGTCGGGCACGACGGGCCGGCCGAAAGGCGCCATGCTGACCCACCGCAACCTTCTCGCCATGACGATGAACGTGTTCGCGGACATTTACCCATTTGCTGCCGCCGATGTCGTCCTCCATGCCGCGCCGTTGACGCACGGCAGCGGGTTGTACGCCCTACCCGCGATCGCGAAAGGGGCGCACAATATCATCTTCCCGCCGCGGTCGTTCGACGCGGGAGCACTCCTCCGTGAGATCGCCGAGCGCCGGGTGACGGTGATCGCGTTCCTCAGTCCGACCCAGGTGACCCGCCTCGTCCGTTCTCCGGAGCGGCCGCGGCACGATCTGTCGAGCCTGCGCGCGATCGTCTACGGGGGGGCGCCGATGGCCGCGCGCGACGTCGAGGACGCCGTCGCCGCGTTTGGCCCCATCCTGATCCAGCTGTACGGGCAGGGGGAAGCGCCGATGACGATTACCGCGCTCGACCCGGCCGTCCTCGGCGACTCCGCGGAGCCCCGCCGGTTGAGTTCGGCGGGGACGCCGCGGACGGATGTCGAGGTGCGAATCGTTGACGGGACCGGCGCGCCGCTTCCGCCGGGCGCGGTCGGCGAGGTCGTCCTGCGGGGCGAGGTCGTGATGGCGGGGTACTGGCGGAACCCCGAGGCGACGGCGGAGGCCCTCCGCAACGGATGGCTGCACACGAGGGACCTGGGGTATCTCGACGACCGCGGGTATCTCTTCCTGCAGGACCGGACGCGCGACGTCATCATCACCGGCGGCGCGAACGTGTACTGCCGGGAGGTGGAGGACGTGTTGCTCCGGCATCCGGCGATCCACGACGCGGTCGTGTTCGGGATCCCCGACGATGAGTGGGGGGAAGCGGTGATGGCCGTCGTCGTGCTCGCCCCCGGCGCGGACCTGGGCGAAGCGGCGACGATTGCGTTCTGCCGGGACCATCTCGCCGGCTACAAGAAGCCCAAACGGGTCGAATTCGCCGCGGAGATCCCACGCAACGCGTACGGAAAGGTGACGCGGCGTGAGCTGCGAGAACCGTACTGGCAGGGGCGGGCGCGGCGGATCTAACGCGCGCCCGGATGGGGGACGATGACGATCGGTCGCGGCAACTTGAGAGATCGGACCGCCGTGGTGACGGGCGCCGCCTCGGGGCTCGGACGGGCCATCGCACTCGCGC
This window contains:
- a CDS encoding ABC transporter permease, which produces MKRYLVKRLLSAAVLLWLVGSVVFFSVYLLPGDPAQIILGGLDAHPSPDQLQRVRDQLGLSRPVLVQYLGWVGGLVQGDLGRSLVSGRAVTGDLSVRLLRTLQLIVPAAVLSTALGVTAGVYAARARSTFMDPLVSGMTLLGFSVPVFVIGPILVSIFTLWLKLLPPGGYVGPGESPGGFAIHLVLPAVALAAAPMATAMRMTRSSVLEQLSLDYVRTARSKGLAESRVVGQHVLRNALLPVLTVLGLQVGAMFAGSVLVETIFNWPGMNLFLLQALGQRDYPIIQAVVLIAAAIFIGTNALIDVTYAVIDPRIRYG
- a CDS encoding FAD-dependent oxidoreductase; translation: MRALFDLDGQQTSETDVAVIGAGIVGLATAFYLARRGRAVTVLERRTVGWEASGRTAAGVRQQGRDPRELPLAMAAVEVWGTLEKELQGHTGYRRDGNVFVAMSRDEMTRLEERAARECALGLGVEMLTAAQLRARLPAVSDRCAGGKYCPTDGIAEPTLVMPSLARAVEHAGGRLLAETEALDFTVEDRRVVSIVTDGIEVRPRVTVLAAGPYTPLLAMRLGVTLPITPVRSQLIRTGPTGPVCKEFLISRELGVYCRPASGGAMLIGGDVMRGETDPRAARESALRRISACIPALEGVPVERMWSGLLDVTPDEVAMIGPLPGFRDCFVAAGFSGHGFCLGPGVGRSVAEWIVDGKPSLSLDALSPDRFGPPTAHAG
- a CDS encoding long-chain fatty acid--CoA ligase; translation: MNVAALLTKAARTYPLRPALTCGDRQETYQGFRARVGSFAGGLQALGVGTGDRVAILQSNGPALLETLFAAFTLGAVAVPINARLHPREVAVIMQDRRPRVLVADSEFLAGLDGVRGEMPPVELVASEAAGGALSYDRVLSMGASDVADVEVDAGAVAWLFYTSGTTGRPKGAMLTHRNLLAMTMNVFADIYPFAAADVVLHAAPLTHGSGLYALPAIAKGAHNIIFPPRSFDAGALLREIAERRVTVIAFLSPTQVTRLVRSPERPRHDLSSLRAIVYGGAPMAARDVEDAVAAFGPILIQLYGQGEAPMTITALDPAVLGDSAEPRRLSSAGTPRTDVEVRIVDGTGAPLPPGAVGEVVLRGEVVMAGYWRNPEATAEALRNGWLHTRDLGYLDDRGYLFLQDRTRDVIITGGANVYCREVEDVLLRHPAIHDAVVFGIPDDEWGEAVMAVVVLAPGADLGEAATIAFCRDHLAGYKKPKRVEFAAEIPRNAYGKVTRRELREPYWQGRARRI